The following are encoded in a window of Callithrix jacchus isolate 240 chromosome 9, calJac240_pri, whole genome shotgun sequence genomic DNA:
- the OR6C70 gene encoding olfactory receptor 6C70, producing MKNHTRQIEFILLGLTDNSQLQIVIFLFLLLNYMLSMIGNFTIIALTLLDSQLKTPMYFFLRNFSFLEISFTTACIPRFLITIITREKTISYNGCISQLFFYIFLGVTEFFLLAAMSYDRYVAICKPLHYISIMSNKVCHQLVLSSWVTGFLIIFSPLILGLNLDFCASNIIDHFICDISPILQISCSDTHLLESIAFLLAAMTLIVTLFLVILSYSCIIKTILKFPSAQQKKKAFATCSSHMIVVSITYGSCIFIYIKPSANERVALSKGVTVLNTSVAPLLNPFIYTLRNQQVKQAFKAVFRKIFSASDN from the coding sequence ATGAAGAATCATACAAGGCAGATAGAATTTATTCTTCTGGGACTGACGGATAATTCTCAGTTACAGAttgtaattttcttatttctacttCTAAATTACATGCTGAGCATGATAGGAAACTTCACTATCATTGCCCTCACTCTTCTGGATTCTCAGCTCAAGACTCCAATGTATTTCTTCCTCCGTAATTTCTCTTTTCTGGAAATTTCATTCACAACTGCTTGCATTCCCAGATTTCTAATCACCATTATAACCAGAGAAAAGACCATTTCCTATAATGGTTGTATATCTCAGTTGTTTTTTTACATATTCTTGGGGGTTACAGAATTTTTCCTTCTGGCTGCTATGTCCTATGACCGCTATGTTGCCATCTGCAAACCTTTGCATTATATATCCATCATGAGTAACAAAGTTTGCCACCAGCTTGTACTCAGTTCTTGGGTAACTGGATTCCTGATCATTTTCTCTCCACTGATATTAGGTCTTAACTTGGATTTCTGTGCTTCAAATATCATTGATCATTTCATTTGTGACATTTCTCCTATCCTACAAATTTCTTGCTCAGACACACATTTACTGGAATCAATTGCCTTTTTGTTAGCTGCGATGACACTCATTGTCACATTGTTTTTAGTAATCCTTTCTTACTCTTGCATCATCAAGACAATTCTGAAATTCCCTTCAGCTCAGCAAAAGAAGAAAGCCTTTGCCACCTGCTCTTCTCACATGATTGTTGTCTCCATCACTtatggtagttgtatttttatCTACATAAAACCATCAGCAAATGAAAGAGTTGCTTTGAGCAAAGGAGTAACTGTGCTTAATACTTCGGTTGCCCCTTTGTTAAACCCATTTATTTATACTCTAAGAAATCAGCAAGTTAAACAAGCCTTCAAAGCTGTATTTAGAAAGATATTTTCTGCTTCAGACAACTAA